Proteins encoded within one genomic window of Rhododendron vialii isolate Sample 1 chromosome 1a, ASM3025357v1:
- the LOC131300719 gene encoding probable receptor-like protein kinase At5g20050 has translation MEDTKAKTIAAFIIITLIISLIIARISLGLSNTFYLITGANGAAILAVITFFLLRNRYNNRRRLENQMVSELRTEYSFLRRVAGVPTKFQYSDIEAATDEFKYLLGRGASGSVFKGILSDGTPVAVKRIEGRREKEFRSEVAAIASVQHVNLVRLLGYCCVPTGSRFLIYDFIPNGSLDKWIFPRSEKEELSPRGKIRHIGGCLEWRSRVQVAVDVAKALSYLHHDCRLRILHFDVKPENILLDENYRGFVSDFGLSKLMGLDESRVVTRFRGTKGYLAPEWILQQSVSEKCDVFSYGIVLLEMVGGTRSIICEEDSTDKSERKSDQYFPKIVSERLREGRVMEVVDKRVVESGGVDEREVKRLVCVGLWCIQEQASMRPSMAQVVEMLEGRAAVEEPPETEMMMVKYLSHEKEIRSGHDSIGIAASPVTQGDNSICSLSSCSIYLSILSGR, from the coding sequence ATGGAGGACACGAAGGCAAAAACCATCGCCGCCTTTATAATCATCACCCTCATCATCTCCTTAATCATCGCCCGAATCTCCCTCGGCCTCTCCAACACTTTCTACCTCATCACCGGAGCCAATGGGGCCGCAATCCTTGCCGTCATCACGTTCTTCCTGCTCCGAAACCGGTACAACAACCGGAGAAGACTCGAAAACCAAATGGTTTCTGAGCTCCGAACCGAATACAGTTTCCTACGAAGAGTCGCCGGAGTTCCGACAAAGTTCCAGTACAGTGACATCGAAGCGGCAACCGACGAGTTCAAGTATTTGTTGGGGCGAGGAGCGTCTGGTTCGGTATTCAAGGGGATTCTGAGCGACGGGACGCCGGTTGCCGTGAAACGAATCGAGGGGAGGCGTGAAAAGGAGTTTAGATCCGAGGTGGCGGCCATAGCTAGTGTCCAGCACGTGAACTTGGTCCGCCTCCTCGGATATTGTTGTGTCCCCACGGGCTCACGGTTTTTGATTTACGATTTCATACCCAATGGATCGTTAGATAAGTGGATTTTTCCTCGTAGCGAGAAAGAAGAACTTTCCCCACGAGGGAAAATCCGACATATTGGTGGGTGTTTGGAATGGAGGTCAAGAGTTCAAGTTGCGGTTGACGTGGCGAAGGCTCTTTCTTACTTACACCACGATTGTCGATTGAGGATTTTGCACTTTGATGTCAAGCCTGAAAACATTCTACTCGATGAGAATTACCGCGGCTTTGTCTCAGATTTCGGACTATCTAAGCTCATGGGACTTGATGAGAGCAGAGTTGTGACTAGGTTTCGTGGTACTAAAGGGTACTTAGCCCCAGAATGGATATTACAACAAAGCGTTTCCGAAAAATGTGATGTGTTTAGCTATGGAATCGTGCTTCTGGAGATGGTTGGCGGCACAAGAAGTATAATTTGCGAGGAGGATAGTACCGACAAGTCGGAGAGAAAGTCCGATCAGTACTTTCCGAAGATTGTGAGCGAGAGATTGAGAGAAGGGAGGGTGATGGAAGTTGTGGACAAGAGGGTAGTGGAAAGCGGAGGCGTCGACGAGAGAGAGGTGAAGAGGTTGGTTTGTGTTGGATTGTGGTGTATACAAGAGCAGGCTAGCATGAGGCCAAGTATGGCTCAAGTGGTGGAAATGCTGGAGGGACGCGCGGCGGTGGAGGAGCCACCGGAGACCGAAATGATGATGGTTAAGTATTTGTCACATGAAAAGGAGATACGTTCAGGTCACGATAGCATTGGGATTGCTGCGTCGCCGGTGACTCAAGGGGATAATAGTATTTGTTCTTTATCGTCGTGCTCTATTTACTTATCAATTTTGTCCGGTAGATAA